In a genomic window of Curtobacterium flaccumfaciens pv. betae:
- a CDS encoding GNAT family N-acetyltransferase, with translation MTTYTVDEITVPATMDDDPAVVSVFREWVDVQNRAEIATTHLPELLWTPEEQLPYLLDPDAPSRLFLVRDDEGTAVGAGSYDSKVDPAAPNCWIAVSVAPGHRRRGVGTLLAEHLEDVARGQGRTQWKTYAVSRQVGPASGPGYRQAPTGFGAVPEDEAAVRFLTRRGWRLGQVNRISRLALPAAEAAVADVRAAATAASGDHHRVHTWMGPTPDRWQSDLALLLTRMSTDAPSGDMTEPEDAWTVERLRTHEQHLEDGPRTMRTVVVEDTSTGSLVGFTQLAVPGPLAQPVMQGDTLVVREHRGQRLGWLLKAVGIEAVEREHPGHPSIITFNAEENRHMLDVNEAVGFVGVGCEGIWERRV, from the coding sequence ATGACCACGTACACCGTCGACGAGATCACGGTGCCCGCCACCATGGACGACGACCCGGCGGTCGTCTCGGTGTTCCGCGAGTGGGTCGACGTGCAGAACCGGGCCGAGATCGCGACCACGCACCTGCCCGAGTTGCTCTGGACCCCCGAGGAACAGCTGCCGTACCTGCTCGACCCGGACGCACCCAGCCGACTGTTCCTGGTCCGCGACGACGAGGGGACCGCGGTCGGAGCCGGCTCGTACGACTCGAAGGTGGACCCGGCCGCCCCGAACTGCTGGATCGCGGTCAGCGTCGCACCCGGACACCGACGTCGCGGCGTGGGCACGCTCCTGGCCGAACACCTGGAGGACGTCGCTCGCGGTCAGGGACGCACGCAGTGGAAGACGTACGCGGTCTCACGACAGGTCGGGCCGGCATCCGGCCCCGGGTACCGACAGGCCCCCACCGGGTTCGGGGCCGTCCCGGAGGACGAGGCAGCGGTCCGGTTCCTGACCCGTCGAGGCTGGCGGCTCGGGCAGGTCAACCGGATCAGCCGTCTCGCACTCCCGGCTGCCGAGGCCGCGGTGGCCGACGTCCGTGCGGCTGCGACCGCGGCGTCGGGTGACCACCACCGCGTGCACACCTGGATGGGTCCGACACCCGATCGGTGGCAGTCGGACCTCGCGCTCCTGCTGACCCGGATGAGCACCGACGCCCCGTCGGGCGACATGACCGAGCCCGAGGACGCCTGGACGGTCGAGCGGCTCCGGACACACGAGCAGCACCTCGAGGACGGACCCCGCACGATGCGCACGGTCGTGGTCGAGGACACCTCGACTGGGTCGCTCGTCGGGTTCACCCAGCTCGCCGTCCCCGGTCCCCTCGCGCAGCCGGTCATGCAGGGCGACACCCTCGTCGTCCGTGAGCACCGTGGGCAGCGGCTCGGATGGCTCCTGAAGGCGGTCGGGATCGAGGCCGTCGAGCGCGAGCATCCGGGGCACCCGTCGATCATCACGTTCAACGCGGAGGAGAACCGCCACATGCTCGACGTGAACGAGGCCGTCGGGTTCGTCGGCGTCGGCTGCGAGGGCATCTGGGAACGGCGGGTCTGA
- the dcd gene encoding dCTP deaminase, translating into MLLSDRDITAQLAEGRIGLDPYDASLVQPSSIDVRLDKFFRLFDNHKYPHIDPAVDQPDLTRLVETDPDEAFVLHPGEFVLGSTFEVVTLPDDIAARLEGKSSLGRLGLLTHSTAGFIDPGFSGHVTLELSNVATLPIKLWPGMKIGQLCFFQLSSPAEKPYGSAEYQSRYQGQRGPTASRSAQNFHRADVSDPR; encoded by the coding sequence GTGCTGCTCTCCGACCGCGACATCACCGCCCAGCTCGCCGAAGGCCGGATCGGCCTCGACCCGTACGACGCCTCGCTCGTGCAGCCGTCGAGCATCGACGTCCGGCTCGACAAGTTCTTCCGGCTGTTCGACAACCACAAGTACCCGCACATCGACCCCGCGGTGGACCAGCCCGACCTGACCCGCCTGGTCGAGACCGACCCGGACGAGGCGTTCGTGCTGCACCCGGGTGAGTTCGTCCTCGGCTCCACGTTCGAGGTCGTGACGCTGCCCGACGACATCGCGGCGCGGCTCGAGGGCAAGAGCTCGCTCGGTCGCCTCGGCCTCCTGACCCACTCGACCGCGGGCTTCATCGACCCCGGGTTCTCCGGGCACGTGACGCTCGAGCTGTCGAACGTGGCGACGCTGCCGATCAAGCTGTGGCCGGGGATGAAGATCGGGCAGCTCTGCTTCTTCCAGCTGTCGAGCCCGGCCGAGAAGCCCTACGGTTCCGCCGAGTACCAGTCCCGCTACCAGGGTCAGCGTGGCCCGACCGCGTCCCGCTCGGCGCAGAACTTCCACCGGGCGGACGTCTCCGACCCGCGCTGA
- a CDS encoding helix-turn-helix domain-containing protein, translating to MSAVPPRSAPPLSAAVLIRDARERAELTQVQLAQRAGVTQSVISTYENGRREPSLAALQRMLRAAGFTTTIDLQPVEEPQPLLERVVAARQDLVDIVQRFGGRNPRIFGSVARGEDGPDSDVDLMVDVDAGLGIFALMRIQDAAERLLGVRVDVVDAAGMRPGVVRTAVPL from the coding sequence ATGTCCGCTGTCCCCCCACGGTCCGCCCCGCCACTGTCGGCCGCGGTGCTCATCCGCGACGCCCGTGAACGCGCCGAACTGACCCAGGTCCAGCTCGCCCAGCGCGCCGGCGTCACGCAGAGCGTCATCAGCACCTACGAGAACGGTCGGCGGGAACCGTCGCTCGCCGCCCTGCAGCGGATGCTCCGGGCGGCGGGCTTCACGACGACGATCGACCTGCAGCCGGTCGAGGAACCCCAGCCGCTCCTCGAACGGGTGGTCGCCGCCCGGCAGGACCTCGTCGACATCGTGCAGCGGTTCGGCGGGCGGAACCCCCGGATCTTCGGCAGCGTCGCCCGGGGTGAGGACGGCCCGGACAGCGACGTCGACCTGATGGTCGACGTCGACGCGGGGCTCGGGATCTTCGCGCTCATGCGGATCCAGGACGCCGCCGAGCGGTTGCTCGGCGTGCGGGTCGACGTGGTCGACGCCGCGGGCATGCGCCCCGGGGTCGTCCGGACCGCGGTGCCGCTGTGA
- a CDS encoding DUF86 domain-containing protein — protein sequence MSAEPGVRRAVGDRLDDVIRACEAIRRYVDDERLPEDLVHDAVRMRLVEIGEAVRVLPVGVTASEPGIPWSRVSDLGERLTRRYFDTTRALVFGTARTDVPHLADAARRLRAAHP from the coding sequence GTGAGCGCCGAGCCGGGCGTCCGCCGTGCCGTCGGAGACCGCCTCGACGACGTCATCCGGGCCTGCGAGGCGATCCGGCGCTACGTCGACGACGAGCGGCTGCCCGAGGACCTGGTGCACGACGCGGTCCGGATGCGCCTGGTCGAGATCGGTGAGGCCGTGCGGGTGCTCCCGGTCGGGGTCACCGCGAGCGAGCCCGGCATCCCGTGGTCGCGCGTGTCCGACCTGGGGGAGCGGCTGACCCGGCGGTACTTCGACACGACGCGTGCGCTGGTGTTCGGCACCGCCCGCACCGACGTCCCGCACCTCGCCGACGCCGCGCGGCGGTTGCGCGCTGCCCACCCCTGA